A genomic segment from Prinia subflava isolate CZ2003 ecotype Zambia chromosome 28, Cam_Psub_1.2, whole genome shotgun sequence encodes:
- the TBX19 gene encoding T-box transcription factor TBX19, whose product MADLGKKTSDCTVSRLLSVVESELRAGRDKGDPTEKQLQVVLEDATLWQRFREVTNEMIVTKNGRRMFPVLKISVSGLDPNAMYSFLLDFAPTDGHRWKYVNGEWVPAGKPEPPNHSCVYIHPDSPNFGAHWMKAAISFSKVKLTNKLNGSGQIMLNSLHKYEPQVHIVRVGGPHRMVMNCSFPETQFIAVTAYQNEEITALKIKYNPFAKAFLDAKERNHSKDAPETVSEGQHMTYSHLGGWLIPNPDPVCAPGSSNFQYGGALPLPAPQAPHSCERFSALRGHRAAPYPASYVQRNHSPTVNLLESSSNNLQVFSGHDSWTLPSSPHTNLLSVPHTKGGASPGPSHYPCLWTVSNSAVNVANAGSEVNSNPPSMFLRGNVPLAAAPSVQIPVQGMVSGSMEAQGEGPLSRLSDSAWTSSHSF is encoded by the exons aTGGCAGACCTGGGCAAGAAAACCAGCGACTGCACAGTGTCCAGGCTCCTCAGCGTGGTGGAGAGTGAGCtccgggctggcagggacaAAGGCGACCCCACGGAGAAGCAGCTCCAGGTTGTCCTGGAGGATGCGACGCTCTGGCAGAGATTCAGGGAAGTCACGAATGAGATGATTGTGACCAAGAATGGCAG GCGGATGTTCCCTGTTTTGAAGATCAGCGTGTCAGGCTTGGATCCAAACGCCATGTACTCCTTCCTGCTGGACTTCGCTCCGACTGACGGCCACCGCTGGAAGTACGTCAACGGAGAATGGGTGCCAGCTGGGAAACCAGAGCCGCCGAACCACAGCTGCGTCTACATCCACCCGGACTCTCCCAACTTTGGGGCCCACTGGATGAAAGCTGCCATTTCCTTCAGCAAAGTCAAACTCACCAACAAGCTCAATGGGAGTGGGCAG ATAATGCTGAACTCCCTGCACAAATACGAGCCCCAGGTGCACATAGTTCGCGTGGGAGGCCCCCACCGGATGGTGATGAACTGCTCCTTCCCCGAGACCCAGTTCATCGCGGTGACTGCCTACCAGAACGAGGAG ATAACAGCCCTCAAAATCAAGTATAATCCCTTTGCCAAAGCCTTCCTGGATGCAAAGGAAAG aaaccATTCTAAGGATGCTCCAGAGACAGTCTCTGAAGGTCAACATATGACATATTCTCACT TGGGTGGCTGGTTGATTCCCAACCCAGACCCAGTGTGTGCCCCGGGAAGCTCCAATTTCCAGTACGGCGGAGCTTTGCCTCTGCCCGCCCCGcaggctccccacagctgcgAGAGATTCTCAGCCCTGCGAGGCCACCGGGCCGCTCCCTACCCAGCCTCCTACGTGCAGAGGAATCACTCCCCTACAG tTAACTTATTGGAGAGCTCCAGCAATAATCTTCAGGTATTCTCAGGACATGACAGCTGGACTTTGCCATCCTCTCCACACACTAATTTGCTCTCAGTGCCACACACAAAGGGAGGTGCCAGCCCTGGACCCAG CCACTACCCTTGCCTGTGGACAGTGAGCAACAGCGCTGTCAATGTTGCCAATGCAGGAAGCGAGGTGAACAGCAACCCTCCAAGCATGTTTTTAAGGGGTAATGTCCCCTTAGCTGCTGCACCATCAGTGCAAATCCCTGTGCAGGGAATGGTGTCTGGCAGCATGGAAGCACAGGGGGAAGGCCCTCTCAGCAGACTGTCCGACTCCGCGTGGACATCCTCGCACTCCTTTTGA